The Erinaceus europaeus chromosome 16, mEriEur2.1, whole genome shotgun sequence genome includes a window with the following:
- the GJD2 gene encoding gap junction delta-2 protein, with the protein MGEWTILERLLEAAVQQHSTMIGRILLTVVVIFRILIVAIVGETVYDDEQTMFVCNTLQPGCNQACYDRAFPISHIRYWVFQIIMVCTPSLCFITYSVHQSAKQRERRYSTVFLALDRDPPESIGGPGGTGGGGSSGGKRDDKKMQNAIVNGVLQNTENTNKETEPDCLEVKELTPHPSGLRTAARSKLRRQEGISRFYIIQVVFRNALEIGFLVGQYFLYGFSVPGLYECDRYPCIKEVECYVSRPTEKTVFLVFMFAVSGICVVLNLAELNHLGWRKIKLAVRGAQAKRKSVYEIRNKDLPRVSVPNFGRTQSSDSAYV; encoded by the exons ATGGGGGAATGGACCATCCTGGAGAGGCTGCTGGAAGCCGCGGTGCAGCAGCACTCCACTATGATTGGGAG GATCCTGTTGACTGTGGTGGTGATCTTCCGGATCCTCATTGTGGCCATTGTAGGGGAGACTGTGTATGATGATGAGCAGACCATGTTTGTGTGCAACACCCTACAGCCCGGCTGTAACCAGGCCTGCTATGACCGCGCCTTCCCCATCTCCCATATACGATACTGGGTCTTCCAAATCATAATGGTGTGTACTCCCAGCCTCTGCTTCATCACCTACTCTGTACACCAGTCTGCCAAGCAGCGAGAACGCCGCTACTCAACTGTCTTCCTAGCCCTGGACAGAGACCCTCCTGAGTCCATAGGGGGTCCTGgaggaactgggggtgggggcagtagtGGTGGCAAACGAGATGATAAGAAGATGCAAAATGCCATTGTCAACGGGGTCCTGCAGAACACAGAGAACACCAacaaagagacagaaccagattGCTTAGAGGTTAAGGAGTTGACCCCGCACCCCTCAGGACTGCGCACTGCCGCACGCTCCAAGCTGCGAAGGCAAGAAGGGATCTCCCGCTTCTACATTATCCAAGTGGTGTTCCGGAATGCTCTGGAGATTGGGTTTCTGGTGGGCCAATATTTTCTCTATGGCTTCAGCGTTCCCGGGTTGTATGAGTGTGACCGCTACCCCTGCATCAAGGAAGTGGAGTGTTATGTATCCCGACCCACTGAGAAGACTGTCTTCCTGGTATTCATGTTTGCTGTGAGCGGCATCTGTGTTGTGCTCAACCTAGCAGAACTCAACCACTTGGGTTGGCGCAAAATCAAGCTGGCTGTGCGCGGTGCCCAGGCCAAGAGGAAGTCAGTTTATGAGATCCGCAACAAGGACCTGCCCCGGGTCAGTGTCCCCAATTTTGGCAGGACTCAGTCCAGTGATTCTGCATATGTGTGA